One window of Methanohalophilus levihalophilus genomic DNA carries:
- a CDS encoding NADH-quinone oxidoreductase subunit M codes for MEINHIPILLIALPIVLATLTIILRTRPSFQKNINIVASFVLFVLSIMLLFNVWNNGIIVYEVGEWGKYGILLVADLLGSGMVVLSSLVSLMALIYSLDYMDSKALNTTYYALFNLLVAGLNGTFLTGDIFNMFVFFEILLLSSCGLVVTSGKGGFTKIPDKMEATFKYLMLNMLGSIVMLIAVAALYATVGTLNMADIAVKIAAISAAGALPWHIYVIALLFIIVFGSKAAIFPLHYWLPDVHPSAPSPISAMLSGIMIKVGVYGILRTYYLIFNEALFILQPIIIFLALATIIVGAISAIGQNDVKRLLAYSSVSQIGYIFLGVGMGTAYALAAALVYLVNHAIAKSMLFLASGGIIHHAGTRDMRKMGGMVKTAPVMSGVFLIGAMSIAGLPPMGGFIAKFFLFDAGLLGEYYVPIAIALLFAILTLFYMFRAWLLMFWGEKSDLADYDTFKRHRMSNIMIYPIVLLAALVVILGLYPEPLIALSTSIANELLNPQPYITAVLERSVR; via the coding sequence ATGGAAATAAACCACATCCCAATACTCCTGATAGCACTTCCAATAGTGCTCGCAACTCTTACCATAATACTCAGGACGAGGCCATCCTTCCAGAAAAACATCAACATTGTTGCATCATTCGTACTGTTTGTGTTGAGCATAATGCTTCTCTTCAATGTCTGGAATAACGGCATCATAGTATACGAAGTTGGGGAATGGGGAAAATACGGGATTCTGCTTGTAGCGGACCTGCTGGGTTCCGGGATGGTCGTACTCAGCTCGCTTGTATCCCTTATGGCGTTGATATACTCCCTTGATTACATGGACAGTAAGGCACTCAACACCACATATTATGCATTATTCAATTTACTGGTTGCCGGGCTTAACGGGACATTCCTCACAGGCGATATTTTCAACATGTTCGTCTTCTTCGAAATCCTGCTCTTATCATCATGTGGTCTTGTGGTCACTTCCGGAAAAGGAGGTTTTACAAAAATCCCTGACAAGATGGAAGCCACGTTCAAGTACCTCATGCTTAACATGCTGGGCTCCATTGTCATGCTTATTGCAGTAGCTGCACTATATGCCACAGTCGGAACACTCAACATGGCAGACATCGCAGTTAAAATAGCAGCCATTAGTGCAGCAGGAGCGCTACCCTGGCATATATATGTCATAGCACTTTTGTTCATAATTGTTTTCGGAAGCAAGGCTGCAATTTTCCCACTGCACTACTGGCTTCCGGATGTGCACCCTTCAGCCCCTTCACCAATAAGCGCAATGCTTAGCGGAATAATGATAAAGGTCGGCGTATACGGAATACTGAGGACGTACTATCTCATATTCAACGAGGCATTGTTCATTCTCCAGCCAATCATAATTTTCCTGGCGCTTGCAACCATAATTGTCGGGGCAATTTCAGCAATCGGACAGAATGATGTTAAACGTTTGCTGGCATACTCAAGTGTAAGCCAGATTGGATATATATTCCTTGGAGTCGGAATGGGTACTGCTTATGCACTTGCGGCAGCACTTGTATATCTTGTGAACCACGCAATCGCCAAATCCATGCTTTTCCTTGCATCCGGAGGAATCATTCACCATGCAGGTACAAGAGACATGCGTAAAATGGGAGGCATGGTGAAAACAGCACCCGTGATGAGTGGAGTATTCCTCATTGGAGCCATGTCTATTGCAGGACTTCCACCCATGGGAGGGTTTATTGCAAAATTTTTCCTTTTCGATGCAGGACTTCTCGGAGAGTATTATGTCCCCATAGCAATTGCATTACTATTTGCAATTTTGACTCTCTTCTACATGTTCCGTGCATGGCTCCTCATGTTCTGGGGAGAGAAATCAGATCTGGCCGATTACGATACGTTCAAGAGACACCGGATGTCAAACATAATGATCTACCCCATTGTCCTGCTGGCAGCACTTGTTGTAATTCTTGGATTGTACCCGGAGCCTTTAATAGCACTTTCCACATCAATTGCAAATGAATTGCTCAATCCGCAACCATACATAACAGCAGTACTTGAGAGGAGTGTAAGATGA
- a CDS encoding Na+/H+ antiporter subunit E, translating into MKQYVIYSVTLGIAWCFLHGAINLPNFLVGLVLGFLVIRPFRELYDFDEQATYSDFIRRIPKLGKYLSILMVEIIKASIVVAKIVLQPKMNINPGIIAVPVRTTKDVSITAIANTITLTPGTLTIDVSDDRSALYVHSIDVSDPKGLSDSIRDDLEEYVLEAFE; encoded by the coding sequence ATGAAACAATATGTCATCTATTCAGTGACGTTGGGAATAGCATGGTGTTTCCTTCATGGTGCTATCAATTTACCTAACTTCCTCGTAGGCCTTGTACTGGGTTTCTTAGTAATCAGACCTTTCAGGGAACTTTATGATTTTGATGAACAGGCAACATATAGCGATTTCATCAGGCGCATTCCAAAGCTGGGAAAATACCTTTCCATACTCATGGTGGAAATCATTAAGGCCAGCATTGTTGTAGCCAAAATTGTCCTGCAGCCAAAAATGAATATCAATCCGGGCATTATTGCAGTCCCGGTACGCACTACAAAAGATGTTTCCATAACTGCAATTGCCAATACCATTACCCTGACACCGGGGACACTTACAATTGATGTTTCAGACGACAGATCGGCACTATACGTTCACTCAATAGATGTTTCTGATCCAAAAGGTCTGAGTGATTCTATTCGTGATGATCTGGAAGAATATGTACTGGAGGCATTTGAATGA
- a CDS encoding cation:proton antiporter, which produces MISELLYITLFFMVLALIPCIYRVIVGPTIPDRVVALDALTIVLVVILGVYSFVQESIFFLDVALVLSIISFVGTVTISKYLDEGSVF; this is translated from the coding sequence ATGATTTCGGAATTACTCTACATCACCCTGTTTTTCATGGTTCTTGCATTAATTCCATGTATCTACAGGGTAATAGTGGGACCCACCATCCCTGACAGGGTAGTCGCCCTTGATGCGCTTACTATAGTACTCGTGGTTATACTTGGTGTTTATTCATTTGTGCAGGAATCCATCTTTTTCCTTGATGTTGCCCTTGTACTTTCAATTATTTCCTTTGTCGGAACAGTTACAATATCCAAATATCTTGATGAGGGGTCGGTATTTTGA
- the mnhG gene encoding monovalent cation/H(+) antiporter subunit G, which translates to MSILATAIDAISMFFFLIGLAFVFLGMIGLLRLPDVYNRLHATTKIGTVGALAVMIGIVLKVGLSAMGLKAITVGLFLLLTAPIAAHMIARAAHRHGVGLCEESIMDDYGKTYK; encoded by the coding sequence TTGAGCATACTAGCAACTGCAATTGACGCTATCAGCATGTTTTTTTTCCTGATAGGACTGGCTTTTGTATTTCTCGGCATGATTGGTTTATTGCGTCTTCCTGATGTCTACAACCGCCTTCATGCCACAACAAAAATCGGAACTGTAGGCGCATTGGCGGTGATGATCGGGATTGTTTTGAAAGTAGGTCTTTCGGCCATGGGACTAAAAGCCATAACCGTAGGTCTCTTCCTGCTCCTGACAGCACCGATTGCAGCTCACATGATAGCAAGAGCAGCCCACAGGCATGGTGTCGGTTTATGCGAAGAATCAATCATGGATGACTACGGAAAAACTTACAAATAA
- a CDS encoding L-threonylcarbamoyladenylate synthase has protein sequence MTTEKLTNKDGKNLMKMHTHLFVPEEKNFEEIMQTAGKIIRKGGLVAFPTETVYGLGADALNPDAVQKIFDAKGRPADNPLIVHVAKKEQFSQLAEEITPTAQKLMEHFCPGPLTLILKKKKNVPDITTAGLDSVAIRLPSNEIALELISAAGTPIAAPSANRSGSPSPTSASHVMNDLEGRIDAIIDGGSTEIGIESTVVDARGKIPIILRPGDVSREELEKVAGKVEIGYKDHKISMEKPLSPGMKYTHYSPSAKVILLEGNAEAIKKKIAELIQQYSSEGKKVGALLTTELQGNFKSMKTISLGSASEPSIAANRIFCAMREMDLEGMDIILVDGSFTAQGIGAAVFNRLRKASTNIINL, from the coding sequence ATGACTACGGAAAAACTTACAAATAAAGATGGAAAGAATCTTATGAAGATGCATACCCATCTTTTTGTTCCGGAAGAGAAAAACTTCGAAGAGATTATGCAAACCGCCGGAAAAATAATCAGGAAAGGCGGACTTGTTGCATTCCCCACGGAAACTGTTTATGGGCTTGGAGCAGACGCCCTGAATCCGGATGCTGTACAGAAAATTTTTGATGCAAAGGGAAGACCCGCAGATAATCCCTTAATTGTACATGTTGCAAAAAAAGAACAGTTTTCGCAGCTTGCAGAGGAAATCACACCAACTGCACAAAAACTCATGGAGCATTTTTGTCCTGGACCCCTAACACTAATCCTGAAAAAGAAAAAAAATGTACCTGACATCACCACGGCCGGACTGGACAGCGTGGCAATCAGGTTACCTTCAAATGAAATTGCCCTGGAGCTTATAAGTGCAGCCGGAACACCTATTGCAGCACCAAGTGCCAATCGATCAGGAAGCCCAAGTCCTACTTCCGCCTCACATGTGATGAATGATCTTGAAGGAAGAATTGATGCCATCATTGATGGAGGAAGTACGGAAATTGGCATCGAATCAACTGTTGTGGATGCCAGAGGCAAAATCCCAATTATCCTGAGACCAGGAGATGTTTCCAGAGAAGAACTTGAAAAAGTTGCTGGAAAAGTCGAGATTGGATACAAGGATCACAAAATATCCATGGAAAAGCCCCTTTCCCCGGGAATGAAATATACCCACTATTCCCCCAGTGCCAAAGTCATTTTGTTGGAAGGAAATGCGGAAGCTATAAAAAAGAAGATTGCAGAACTTATACAGCAATATTCATCAGAAGGAAAGAAAGTCGGAGCACTTCTAACAACAGAACTTCAAGGCAACTTTAAATCTATGAAAACAATATCTTTAGGATCAGCTTCCGAGCCTTCTATAGCAGCAAACCGAATATTTTGCGCAATGAGAGAAATGGATCTTGAAGGAATGGATATCATACTGGTAGACGGTTCATTTACAGCACAGGGAATCGGTGCTGCCGTATTCAACAGATTGCGAAAAGCATCCACGAATATAATTAACCTTTGA
- a CDS encoding potassium channel family protein: protein MYPKEIKYCPRNLKDLLIEMKDTSELMVDLAYSAMVYDDEDIAQEVHNLEERMDTYFYHMNMAAMLSTRKVDEAEEMTGVLQVASSSEKIANAAGDIAKIVLMDLGIPLELKMALREAEETIVRSTVGESSPMVGTTLGDLELDTETGMWVIAIRRNTDWVYAPDHSTRIREGDVLFARGHDEGVPLFVELATNRTYLPQRIAHERVLRDLEKAVDIIVDMKNMAELSVGLAYSAILFDNIDIAEEVKALEVEMDSMKYDLQHWVLETAKHVEDVDQLKGLLHLANASEGISDAAYSIADTVLRDIELHPIITLAVRGSDEVITRLEVDDCSPIVGKSFGDLKLGTETGVHIMAVKRAGRWVYGPSARTKVKSGDLLIGRGSHTGEEALMEMCACPVRKD, encoded by the coding sequence ATGTATCCAAAGGAAATAAAATACTGTCCTAGAAACCTGAAAGATCTTCTTATCGAGATGAAAGACACTTCTGAATTGATGGTAGATCTTGCCTATTCGGCAATGGTCTATGATGATGAGGACATCGCACAGGAAGTACACAACCTCGAAGAGAGGATGGATACTTATTTCTACCACATGAACATGGCTGCAATGCTCAGCACCAGGAAAGTGGATGAAGCAGAGGAAATGACCGGTGTTCTTCAGGTCGCATCTTCCTCTGAAAAGATTGCCAATGCAGCAGGTGACATTGCCAAGATCGTGCTGATGGATCTGGGAATTCCCCTTGAGCTCAAAATGGCATTACGTGAAGCCGAAGAAACAATTGTTCGCTCAACTGTAGGTGAAAGTTCCCCAATGGTAGGTACTACACTTGGTGATCTTGAGCTGGATACTGAGACCGGAATGTGGGTAATCGCTATCAGACGTAATACTGATTGGGTCTATGCTCCTGATCATTCAACAAGGATAAGGGAAGGTGACGTTTTATTTGCACGTGGTCATGATGAAGGAGTTCCCCTATTCGTGGAACTTGCAACAAACCGCACATATCTCCCACAAAGAATAGCCCATGAACGCGTTCTCAGGGATCTCGAAAAAGCCGTTGATATTATTGTGGACATGAAAAACATGGCTGAACTTTCTGTCGGCCTCGCATACTCTGCAATTCTCTTTGACAATATTGATATTGCAGAAGAGGTCAAGGCTCTTGAAGTTGAAATGGACTCCATGAAATATGATCTCCAGCATTGGGTTCTGGAAACGGCCAAGCACGTTGAGGATGTTGATCAACTAAAAGGTCTGCTTCACCTTGCAAATGCATCAGAAGGAATTTCAGATGCAGCATATAGCATTGCTGACACGGTCCTGAGAGATATCGAATTGCATCCAATCATTACCCTTGCAGTCAGGGGCTCTGATGAGGTAATCACTCGCCTTGAGGTTGATGATTGTTCTCCTATAGTAGGAAAGAGTTTTGGCGATCTCAAACTGGGTACTGAGACCGGTGTACACATCATGGCAGTAAAAAGAGCTGGAAGATGGGTTTATGGGCCAAGTGCAAGAACAAAAGTAAAAAGCGGCGATCTCCTGATAGGGCGCGGTTCCCATACAGGAGAAGAAGCGCTTATGGAAATGTGTGCCTGTCCTGTAAGAAAGGATTAA
- a CDS encoding magnesium transporter: protein MSYYTIQGIVRSSAPILAFTSIIGIAAGQIMNTRLDSLLSLPILLLLIPALIKIGGDTGSMLAARLASAFHMGLGTTQIHKNPVVRNSLIAAFIVGTSASVAVSVLVWIAGHFLTMSLPFLVIFQLCIIAEIFELIVVYAATLGIAIASHRFGLDPDDTIIPMIATLGDLVGVLAIFATINLFNII from the coding sequence ATGAGCTACTACACCATTCAGGGGATTGTACGGAGCAGTGCTCCAATTCTCGCATTTACATCAATCATAGGAATTGCTGCGGGACAAATTATGAACACAAGACTTGACAGTCTACTCTCACTTCCCATCCTGTTACTCCTGATTCCTGCTCTCATCAAAATCGGTGGGGATACTGGAAGCATGCTTGCTGCAAGGCTTGCCTCCGCTTTCCATATGGGTTTGGGTACCACGCAGATCCACAAGAATCCGGTAGTAAGAAACAGCTTGATAGCAGCTTTTATTGTAGGCACCAGTGCATCGGTAGCTGTTAGTGTTCTTGTCTGGATAGCGGGCCACTTCTTAACTATGTCTTTACCTTTCCTTGTAATTTTTCAGCTATGCATCATAGCCGAAATTTTTGAATTGATTGTCGTTTATGCCGCAACACTTGGAATTGCCATCGCATCTCATCGATTCGGTCTGGATCCAGATGATACCATTATTCCTATGATTGCGACCCTGGGAGATCTTGTGGGAGTGCTGGCAATATTTGCAACAATTAACCTCTTTAACATAATTTAA
- a CDS encoding magnesium transporter: MADSSHETEADIEEYYLGDYASVGSIVREALPFELLATVGGVLAGLILSGMTDELAMIPGLIVIAPAVLGMRGNISSTLGSRLGSAIHMGLITEVDRKNPELTNNIFGSLLLSLMLSIFLGILGHLMTLAMGLESAGPLILITIAVIAGVSSGLILSIVAVLFALGMFRFGFDPDNVVTPSIATIGDIVSMIMLFVAARVVLLL, encoded by the coding sequence ATGGCTGATTCATCCCATGAAACCGAAGCCGATATAGAAGAATACTATCTCGGTGACTATGCAAGTGTCGGTTCTATTGTGCGGGAAGCCCTCCCCTTTGAACTGTTAGCCACAGTCGGAGGTGTGCTTGCAGGTCTTATTCTTTCAGGAATGACCGATGAATTGGCAATGATTCCCGGCTTGATTGTGATTGCTCCAGCCGTGCTGGGGATGCGGGGGAATATTTCTTCCACACTTGGTTCAAGGCTTGGCAGTGCCATTCATATGGGTCTGATTACCGAAGTCGACAGGAAAAACCCTGAGCTTACCAACAATATTTTTGGTTCACTTCTGCTGAGTTTAATGCTATCCATTTTTCTGGGTATACTGGGCCATCTCATGACTCTTGCAATGGGGCTGGAAAGTGCAGGTCCTTTGATCCTCATAACAATTGCTGTAATCGCCGGAGTATCGTCGGGTTTGATCCTTTCAATAGTAGCAGTTCTCTTTGCTCTGGGTATGTTCAGATTCGGATTTGATCCTGACAATGTAGTAACTCCATCAATTGCAACCATTGGGGACATTGTATCCATGATAATGCTCTTTGTTGCGGCAAGGGTGGTGCTTCTGCTATGA
- a CDS encoding sensor histidine kinase yields the protein MILLEKSILSRLSRLGEDVNSISSTGDLSSRVSLDGDDELSALALEINNMLENLNQTENRLQQAKLSAEAANRSKDEFLANMSHELRTPLNSIIGFSEILMLDKIGELNDRQEKYVRNVSKSGKHLLGLINGILDISKVEAGKMELHYEEFTVPSVIDEVKMIIAPLTSEKNLKLKIDIDSHLSTIVADRIKFVQIIYNLVSNSIKFTPDRGTISIDGKLDGKMVSISVEDTGIGISKENHDLVFQPFSQIDSAANRQYAGTGLGLALVKQFVEMHGGDIWFESEVGKGTKFTFIIPVEKTMNDLDV from the coding sequence ATGATCCTTCTTGAGAAGTCCATACTTTCGCGCCTTTCAAGGCTTGGAGAGGATGTTAATTCCATTAGCTCAACTGGTGATCTTTCATCTCGCGTCTCATTAGATGGTGACGATGAGCTGTCTGCTCTAGCATTGGAAATTAATAATATGCTGGAAAACCTCAATCAAACTGAAAACAGACTGCAACAGGCTAAACTGAGCGCAGAGGCTGCCAATCGTTCCAAAGACGAATTCCTGGCCAATATGAGTCATGAGTTGCGCACTCCTCTTAATTCTATTATTGGATTTTCTGAGATTCTTATGTTAGATAAAATCGGAGAGTTAAATGACAGGCAGGAGAAATATGTTCGAAACGTTTCAAAAAGTGGAAAGCATTTGCTGGGTCTGATTAATGGTATTCTTGATATCTCAAAGGTGGAAGCCGGAAAAATGGAACTTCACTATGAAGAGTTTACAGTTCCATCCGTAATTGATGAAGTAAAGATGATAATCGCTCCGCTTACATCGGAAAAGAATCTCAAACTGAAAATAGATATAGACTCTCACTTGAGTACTATTGTTGCTGACAGGATCAAGTTTGTACAGATTATCTATAATCTTGTCAGTAATTCCATTAAGTTTACACCTGACCGGGGAACGATAAGCATTGATGGGAAACTTGATGGGAAAATGGTCTCTATTTCAGTTGAGGACACAGGTATTGGCATCTCAAAAGAGAACCACGATCTGGTATTCCAGCCGTTTTCACAGATCGATTCGGCTGCCAATCGCCAGTATGCAGGAACCGGTCTGGGTCTTGCACTTGTAAAACAGTTCGTGGAAATGCATGGTGGGGATATTTGGTTTGAGAGCGAAGTGGGCAAGGGTACGAAATTCACTTTTATTATACCTGTTGAAAAAACGATGAATGATCTTGATGTGTGA
- a CDS encoding CHASE4 domain-containing protein — MEIHKKTLLILGITIITLIIVLFLSAQAILISGFADLELQDTEQNLERVKVSISNEYTRLGILAYDWGAWDDTYEFVEDHNEEYIDSNLVDSTFYALDVNAMLYVNSSGYLVYGKAMDLENEEEVPIPPELYDMIYEGSFILDHPDTESSISGILLFPENPMIVFSRPILTSNDEGPIRGTLILCRYLDSAKIEELSENTQLSLDVHRFNDSSNPLDVQVAQSSLLASSSVFIQPLSEQSIAGYTVINDIYGDPALVLRVNLPRGIYEQGQSTIILPCIVYSGCRTGVWGSDNDPS, encoded by the coding sequence ATGGAAATTCATAAAAAAACGCTCCTGATTCTTGGTATTACAATCATAACCTTAATTATCGTTCTCTTTTTATCAGCTCAGGCTATCCTGATTTCCGGATTTGCCGATCTTGAGCTACAGGACACAGAGCAGAACCTCGAACGTGTCAAAGTTTCCATCTCGAATGAATATACTCGTTTAGGGATTCTGGCATATGATTGGGGTGCCTGGGATGACACCTATGAATTTGTTGAGGATCATAATGAAGAATATATTGATTCAAATCTGGTTGATTCAACATTTTATGCTCTGGATGTGAATGCAATGCTTTACGTAAACTCTTCTGGCTACCTTGTTTATGGAAAAGCCATGGATCTGGAAAATGAAGAGGAGGTTCCGATTCCTCCGGAATTATATGATATGATCTATGAGGGAAGTTTCATCTTAGATCACCCTGATACAGAGAGTAGTATCTCGGGAATACTCCTTTTTCCGGAAAACCCTATGATTGTGTTTTCACGTCCCATTTTGACCAGCAATGACGAAGGTCCTATAAGGGGAACTTTGATATTGTGCAGATATCTTGATTCTGCGAAAATTGAAGAGCTAAGTGAAAATACACAGTTGTCTCTTGATGTCCATCGTTTCAACGATTCTTCCAATCCTTTAGATGTACAGGTTGCCCAATCTTCCCTTTTGGCATCATCTTCTGTTTTCATCCAGCCTTTAAGCGAACAATCAATTGCCGGATATACAGTAATTAATGATATTTATGGAGATCCTGCTCTTGTTTTGCGAGTGAACTTACCACGTGGTATCTATGAACAGGGCCAGAGTACTATTATCTTACCTTGTATTGTCTATAGTGGTTGCCGGACTGGTGTTTGGGGCAGTGATAATGATCCTTCTTGA
- the eif1A gene encoding translation initiation factor eIF-1A, with product MNLNNRSFNKKKKGQQGNPGEQQTTKVRTPNKRKNEIIATVTTLFGGKRVNLRCMDGVTRMGRIPGSKRRMRIREGDVVLIVPWEIQDSKADIVWKYRPPEVTWLQKKGFLKDF from the coding sequence ATGAACCTGAATAACAGAAGTTTCAATAAAAAGAAAAAAGGTCAGCAGGGAAACCCGGGAGAGCAGCAGACAACAAAAGTGCGTACTCCCAATAAACGCAAAAATGAAATCATTGCAACAGTAACCACACTTTTCGGAGGAAAGCGGGTAAACCTGAGGTGCATGGATGGAGTGACCCGCATGGGCCGTATCCCCGGTTCTAAAAGAAGGATGAGGATCAGGGAAGGCGATGTAGTACTTATTGTTCCCTGGGAAATACAGGATTCAAAAGCCGATATTGTTTGGAAATACAGGCCACCTGAAGTTACCTGGCTTCAGAAAAAAGGTTTCCTGAAAGACTTTTAA
- a CDS encoding DMT family transporter has translation MLPLDFLVVFLGLSAALLWGAGDFSGGLASKSVNVFVVVLIAQSVGILLLPILAYAFSEAFPPLEGIVWGGFAGLFAGIGLIVFYTALAKGKMGVVAPVSAIITVTVPVVYGTFNEGFPSFYQIAGFLFAVIGIWFVVSMNHETIPHLDDFKYPVLAGLCFGLFFICIDNFSETAIFWPLTVARISAIVILISFFLFTKDIRIPEKSILPLIIFSGLANVTGTVAFSLASQIGRLDVATVLSSLSTGVTVLLAWIILRQTLIRKQWFGVTMCLIAIILISV, from the coding sequence ATGTTACCTTTAGATTTTCTCGTAGTATTTCTTGGTCTTTCAGCAGCCCTTCTCTGGGGGGCTGGTGATTTTAGTGGCGGGCTTGCTTCAAAAAGTGTAAATGTGTTTGTTGTTGTTTTGATAGCACAGTCCGTGGGAATATTGCTGTTGCCAATTCTTGCTTATGCTTTCTCAGAAGCCTTTCCGCCGCTTGAAGGAATTGTATGGGGAGGGTTTGCGGGTCTTTTTGCAGGTATCGGGCTGATTGTGTTTTACACAGCTCTCGCAAAAGGAAAAATGGGGGTAGTGGCCCCGGTGTCTGCAATAATCACTGTTACGGTTCCTGTTGTTTACGGAACATTCAATGAAGGTTTTCCATCTTTTTATCAAATTGCGGGATTTCTTTTTGCTGTCATTGGGATCTGGTTCGTTGTGAGTATGAACCATGAGACAATCCCGCATCTGGATGATTTCAAATATCCCGTACTTGCAGGTTTGTGTTTCGGATTGTTTTTTATTTGCATTGACAATTTCAGTGAAACTGCAATTTTCTGGCCTCTGACTGTTGCAAGAATATCTGCAATAGTCATACTGATTAGCTTTTTTTTGTTCACCAAAGACATTAGGATCCCGGAAAAATCCATTCTGCCGCTAATAATTTTTTCAGGATTGGCGAATGTAACGGGAACCGTTGCTTTCTCATTAGCTTCCCAGATTGGAAGATTGGATGTGGCCACCGTCCTGTCATCTCTCTCCACAGGAGTAACTGTGCTGCTTGCCTGGATTATCTTGAGACAAACCCTTATCAGGAAACAGTGGTTTGGAGTAACAATGTGCTTAATTGCAATAATCCTGATTTCGGTTTAA
- the mtaA gene encoding methylcobamide:CoM methyltransferase MtaA, producing MTDVTQRERFVRSLRGEKVDKVPVCAVTQTGTVDLMEACGAHWPEAHYDAEKMATLAIAGHEVAGLEAVRCPFDGTAIAQTLGCTIMEGTADAQPGVVDFPCKKIEDIKNISIPENFLESERIATILEATSIMRERVGEDVPVVAGMLGPAAISLALAGVRNYLMWSIREPEALGDLLEIGTEACTEYANGLFDSGADAVCMPDSEAGPDLVPPTFYESSVLPEHKKIASGTKGMMIAHMCGDATAILDLIPESGFEGISIEEKVDVGYAKEVIGDRACLIGNVSPVQVLLAGTPELVIEEAKTCIEKGVDILAPGCGLAPHTPLRNLKAFVSARDEYYQGIE from the coding sequence ATTACAGACGTCACACAGAGAGAAAGATTTGTAAGATCTCTTAGAGGAGAGAAGGTTGACAAGGTACCGGTTTGTGCCGTTACGCAAACCGGAACCGTAGATCTCATGGAAGCATGCGGTGCACACTGGCCTGAAGCACACTATGATGCGGAAAAAATGGCTACTCTGGCAATTGCAGGGCATGAAGTTGCCGGACTTGAAGCAGTACGTTGCCCCTTTGACGGAACAGCAATTGCGCAAACCCTTGGATGCACAATCATGGAAGGAACAGCGGATGCCCAACCGGGAGTTGTTGATTTTCCATGTAAAAAGATAGAAGACATCAAGAATATCAGCATACCAGAGAATTTCCTTGAAAGCGAAAGGATTGCCACGATTCTTGAAGCAACCTCAATAATGCGGGAAAGAGTCGGGGAAGATGTGCCTGTAGTTGCAGGCATGCTTGGACCTGCTGCAATTTCGTTAGCACTTGCAGGAGTTCGGAACTATCTGATGTGGTCCATCAGGGAGCCTGAAGCCCTCGGAGACCTGCTGGAAATCGGAACTGAAGCTTGCACTGAATATGCTAACGGGCTATTTGATAGTGGAGCAGATGCAGTCTGTATGCCTGATTCCGAAGCAGGGCCTGATCTTGTTCCTCCGACATTTTATGAATCCTCAGTGCTGCCAGAACACAAGAAAATTGCTTCCGGAACTAAGGGAATGATGATAGCACACATGTGTGGAGACGCTACAGCTATTCTTGATCTAATACCTGAATCCGGTTTTGAAGGGATAAGCATTGAAGAGAAAGTCGATGTCGGATACGCAAAAGAAGTTATTGGAGACAGGGCATGCCTGATAGGAAATGTTTCACCTGTTCAGGTGCTTCTGGCAGGTACACCTGAATTGGTGATTGAGGAAGCAAAAACCTGTATTGAAAAAGGAGTGGACATACTGGCACCCGGATGTGGCCTTGCACCCCACACACCACTTAGAAACCTGAAAGCATTTGTTAGTGCAAGGGATGAATATTATCAGGGAATTGAATGA